In Paenibacillus sp. BIC5C1, a genomic segment contains:
- a CDS encoding DHA2 family efflux MFS transporter permease subunit: MISEGSSSTKRDLDLSSIKRGPIIIALIIGAFVAILNETLLGIAFPDLMKQFEVGASTIQWLSTVYMLIIGILVPVTAMLQQWFTTRQMFLSAMLLFLVGTIICGFSGSFPVLLIGRIIQASGTGLLIPVMMNTILIIFPPSNRGAAMGMMGLVLMFGPAIGPTLSGLIIDSLSWHWLFFLVIPLVVVSIVFGFMYLENVSDITKPKVDLLSILLSTIGFGGIVYGFSTAGEVSWSEPEVIWTIAAGFVSLILFTWRQLVVKEPMMDLRAFKYPMFALTVSLMIVMTMTLFSTALILPLYMQQAMMMTALAAGLTLMPGGIANGIMSPISGKLFDKFGPRVLIVPGLVITAVSLFLLSRVDLGTSTGVLITLHIILMIGISMIMMPAQTTGLNQLPKKLYPHGTAIMSTLQQVSGAIGTALFISIFSNGTKKYLESSSDPMAPAEAINGLVSGMQVAIQVAFFISLLALLLGFFVKRTQAPDEAQVGHDQPMH, encoded by the coding sequence ATGATATCAGAAGGAAGTAGTTCAACGAAGAGAGATTTGGATTTAAGCTCCATAAAACGAGGGCCCATTATCATAGCCTTGATCATAGGCGCATTTGTAGCGATATTAAATGAAACATTGCTTGGTATTGCATTTCCGGATTTAATGAAGCAATTCGAAGTAGGAGCGTCCACAATTCAATGGCTATCCACTGTCTATATGCTGATTATCGGTATACTGGTACCCGTGACAGCCATGCTTCAGCAATGGTTTACCACACGACAGATGTTTTTATCGGCGATGCTACTCTTTTTGGTAGGTACAATAATTTGCGGATTTTCCGGTTCTTTTCCTGTACTTTTAATTGGACGAATCATTCAAGCATCGGGTACTGGATTACTGATTCCGGTTATGATGAATACCATTCTTATTATTTTTCCACCAAGCAATCGTGGTGCGGCTATGGGCATGATGGGTCTCGTTCTCATGTTCGGTCCAGCTATTGGTCCTACCTTATCAGGTCTTATTATTGATTCCTTATCATGGCATTGGTTATTTTTCCTTGTTATTCCGTTAGTCGTGGTTTCCATTGTGTTCGGATTTATGTATTTGGAAAATGTTTCTGATATTACAAAACCGAAGGTTGATCTGTTATCGATCTTACTCTCAACAATCGGTTTCGGTGGTATCGTTTACGGTTTCAGTACAGCCGGCGAAGTATCATGGTCAGAACCAGAGGTCATTTGGACCATTGCTGCAGGCTTCGTATCCCTTATCTTGTTCACCTGGCGACAGCTGGTCGTCAAAGAACCCATGATGGATTTGCGGGCATTCAAATATCCGATGTTTGCTCTAACTGTCTCTCTAATGATCGTCATGACAATGACACTCTTCTCGACAGCGCTTATATTGCCACTATATATGCAGCAGGCTATGATGATGACAGCCTTGGCAGCAGGCTTGACATTAATGCCGGGAGGTATCGCCAATGGAATCATGTCTCCAATCTCTGGCAAGCTTTTCGATAAATTTGGACCGAGAGTGTTGATCGTACCTGGACTTGTCATTACAGCTGTTTCCTTATTCCTGCTATCCAGAGTTGATCTCGGAACGAGTACAGGAGTATTAATTACGCTTCACATCATTTTGATGATTGGCATCTCCATGATTATGATGCCTGCACAAACGACTGGGCTTAATCAACTTCCCAAGAAGCTTTATCCACATGGCACTGCCATTATGAGTACGTTACAGCAGGTTTCGGGAGCAATCGGTACAGCATTGTTCATTAGCATATTTTCAAACGGAACTAAAAAATATTTGGAATCCTCCTCAGATCCCATGGCACCTGCCGAAGCGATAAACGGATTGGTGAGCGGGATGCAAGTCGCGATTCAGGTTGCTTTTTTTATTAGTCTTCTTGCTTTGTTGCTAGGATTCTTCGTTAAACGTACCCAAGCTCCTGATGAAGCTCAAGTGGGACATGATCAACCGATGCATTAG
- a CDS encoding winged helix-turn-helix transcriptional regulator yields the protein MSLLSGKWKISILNHLTKGPIRFNELQRLLPDATQRMITMQLRMLESDGLIIRKVYPVAPPKVEYYLSDLGEELAPMLQMLCKFGTTYIEKFPDEVSCDNDDSRRDIANVN from the coding sequence ATGAGCTTACTTAGCGGCAAATGGAAAATTTCTATACTCAATCACTTAACAAAAGGTCCCATTCGATTTAATGAGCTACAGCGACTTCTTCCTGATGCAACCCAACGCATGATTACGATGCAGCTTAGAATGCTTGAAAGTGACGGTCTGATTATTCGTAAGGTCTATCCGGTTGCACCGCCAAAAGTAGAATATTATTTGTCCGATCTGGGTGAGGAACTGGCCCCCATGCTTCAGATGTTGTGCAAGTTTGGCACGACTTATATCGAGAAGTTCCCCGACGAAGTATCTTGCGACAATGATGACTCTCGCCGTGACATCGCTAATGTAAATTAG
- a CDS encoding spore germination protein encodes MTQPHTTFSELKKNISYVEQSLFQTDDLNKHFISLHGVEGVLLYIESLVDQEIIQTHVLASLYDHCNPVDHPLFTTLGSHLETDLQKAIDSLIQGKCLYILDGATEFYILSTEKMYARTTTEPENEGVIRGAHNGFIEQLSVNLNLIRRQIISPSLIVRYFNVGEKTRTKIAVVYLQDVANPELVDKVKERILSITSDMVLAPGFIEELIEDSPFSLFPQQLSTERPDRVIANLLEGRLAILAEGSPSALIAPVTFFAFYQSPDDYHGRWMVSSFLRLIRMMSFIIAFTLPAVYIATISFHSAILPLELAHTIKKSLQNIPFPALIEAMLLELIFEVLREAGVRLPSRVGQTIGIVGGLVIGDAIVRAGLVSYTMIIVVSLTAISSFLVPSHEMSSAVRILRFPMMIGAAIFGYIGIAFGLVFLTIHLCKLETFGSPYFAPVAPFRLADMKDVFIRFPIWALRQRPHDARPQQLKQQKFSRSWKKRE; translated from the coding sequence ATGACCCAACCCCACACTACTTTTTCTGAATTAAAGAAAAACATCTCCTATGTGGAGCAGTCCCTTTTTCAAACTGATGATCTGAATAAACACTTTATCTCGTTACATGGTGTCGAGGGTGTACTTCTCTATATTGAGTCACTTGTGGATCAGGAGATCATACAGACACATGTATTAGCCTCGTTGTACGACCACTGCAATCCTGTAGACCATCCCTTATTTACCACATTGGGTAGTCATCTGGAAACGGATCTGCAAAAGGCAATAGATTCACTCATTCAAGGAAAGTGCCTCTACATACTGGATGGAGCTACCGAGTTTTATATTCTTTCTACAGAGAAAATGTATGCCCGTACAACGACGGAACCGGAAAACGAAGGCGTTATTCGAGGTGCGCATAATGGATTCATTGAGCAGCTTTCCGTCAATTTGAATCTGATTCGCAGACAAATTATTAGTCCGTCATTAATAGTTCGTTATTTTAATGTGGGTGAGAAAACCCGTACCAAAATTGCTGTCGTCTATCTACAGGATGTAGCCAATCCGGAGTTGGTGGATAAAGTGAAAGAGCGAATTTTGTCCATTACCTCAGATATGGTTCTGGCACCCGGATTTATTGAAGAGCTCATAGAGGATAGCCCATTCTCCTTGTTCCCGCAACAGCTGAGCACTGAAAGGCCAGATCGGGTTATTGCCAATCTGCTGGAAGGGCGTTTAGCCATTCTTGCAGAAGGCAGCCCTTCAGCCCTTATCGCTCCCGTTACATTTTTTGCATTTTACCAGAGCCCGGATGATTATCACGGTCGGTGGATGGTAAGTTCATTTTTAAGATTAATTCGAATGATGAGCTTTATCATTGCTTTCACGTTGCCTGCTGTTTATATCGCAACCATCTCCTTCCACTCGGCCATTTTACCGTTGGAGCTGGCACATACAATCAAAAAATCTTTGCAGAACATCCCGTTCCCTGCTCTTATTGAGGCAATGCTGCTTGAACTAATCTTTGAAGTATTGAGAGAGGCCGGAGTGAGACTGCCCAGCCGCGTGGGTCAAACCATCGGTATCGTTGGCGGTTTGGTTATTGGAGATGCCATTGTTCGTGCAGGCCTTGTATCCTATACGATGATCATCGTTGTATCGTTAACTGCCATTTCCTCCTTTCTCGTGCCATCTCATGAGATGAGTTCAGCAGTACGTATTCTTCGTTTTCCAATGATGATTGGCGCAGCGATCTTTGGATACATTGGTATTGCTTTTGGACTGGTATTTCTTACAATTCATCTGTGCAAGCTGGAAACCTTCGGTTCTCCCTATTTTGCGCCAGTGGCACCTTTTCGACTAGCCGACATGAAGGATGTATTCATTCGTTTTCCGATCTGGGCGCTTCGTCAACGACCTCATGATGCCAGACCACAACAATTGAAACAGCAGAAGTTCTCTAGGAGTTGGAAAAAACGTGAATAA
- a CDS encoding Ger(x)C family spore germination protein — MRKRGTVLGTLTLLMLSTGCWDQDSLKDARLANASAYDITSEGEIKQTLEIVDDFESEQGNSDNEIHSGTGRSVRQSTDRIRAKVTGDIRFFKYGMILYGNKLAQNDIYPYLDVLYREPDYPTSHVKIGIVDGAAGDLLQQKRVGSILIGEFITKKIKSLEELCIFPEMTLETLLPPMLDPGQDFALPYLYQDGEEIAARGIALFHDQKFTGSLNTEQGPLYVIMSGKWNKAARFVKKIHSGPSNDPRNYVTYEANTEKIKRKLNVKVGNDSKIDVSLRVNLPVTIVEYPRDHLQEKGTIERLNRQLSEAMTRDAEVIIQTLQRSGCDSFGIGRQLIAHYPDLWKQLDWNKEYAQVRFHPEVKVKVIGSGVLN, encoded by the coding sequence ATGAGAAAGCGAGGAACGGTCCTTGGAACGCTGACACTACTTATGCTGTCGACAGGCTGCTGGGATCAGGACAGTCTAAAGGATGCAAGATTAGCTAATGCTTCTGCGTATGATATAACTTCTGAGGGGGAAATCAAGCAAACTCTCGAAATTGTCGATGATTTTGAAAGTGAACAAGGCAACAGCGATAATGAAATTCATTCAGGTACGGGGAGATCTGTTCGTCAGAGCACGGATCGAATTCGGGCCAAAGTCACTGGGGACATTCGTTTCTTCAAGTATGGAATGATTCTATATGGTAACAAACTTGCACAAAACGATATTTATCCCTATTTGGACGTCTTATATCGGGAACCCGATTATCCAACCTCACACGTAAAAATAGGCATCGTTGATGGCGCAGCCGGAGATTTGTTACAACAAAAAAGAGTCGGCAGCATTTTGATTGGTGAGTTTATAACGAAAAAGATTAAAAGTCTGGAGGAATTGTGCATTTTCCCCGAGATGACGTTGGAAACCCTGCTTCCACCCATGCTTGACCCAGGTCAGGATTTTGCGCTGCCCTATCTTTATCAGGACGGAGAAGAGATTGCTGCACGGGGGATTGCCCTGTTCCATGATCAAAAGTTCACCGGGAGTCTGAACACGGAACAAGGGCCACTTTACGTTATTATGAGCGGGAAATGGAATAAGGCTGCGCGCTTTGTCAAAAAGATACACTCCGGTCCTTCCAATGATCCGAGAAATTACGTTACTTATGAAGCAAATACGGAAAAAATTAAACGCAAGCTGAACGTAAAGGTGGGTAACGACAGTAAGATTGATGTGAGTCTCCGTGTAAATCTTCCTGTTACTATTGTTGAATATCCAAGAGATCATCTTCAGGAAAAGGGTACGATTGAACGTCTAAACCGTCAGCTATCGGAAGCCATGACCCGGGATGCTGAGGTAATTATCCAGACACTACAGCGAAGTGGATGTGATTCATTTGGTATTGGAAGGCAGTTAATTGCACATTATCCGGACTTGTGGAAACAGTTGGATTGGAACAAAGAATATGCTCAGGTTCGTTTTCACCCGGAAGTGAAGGTCAAAGTGATCGGAAGCGGTGTATTGAATTAG
- a CDS encoding arginase family protein — protein sequence MNQKTIRLLMPQWQGGNNPNYSFGAELLAWLAPDNDQPLIQVPVRAYDGTPLENEDGVNGRKQLIEQLEAAQHIIHAHMPDRIVMFGGDCLVEQAPFAYLNERYNGELGLIWIDAHSDLVGYVGYDNGHTLPLGNLLGEGDEEFAKHVKIPLKPENVFIAGLATPTEEESEVISAAFERLGITTAESDTEMIQRLGIKTAGAEELTKSTASIKEWIKESGIKHLAVHLDLDVLDPKAFRSLLFASPEGPYTFSPAGSLQIPQLLHLLKEISKETDVVGLGITEHMPWDAINLKNLLGEIPILNQ from the coding sequence ATGAATCAAAAAACAATACGTCTGTTAATGCCACAGTGGCAAGGCGGGAATAATCCTAACTACTCTTTTGGGGCGGAACTGCTTGCCTGGCTGGCTCCTGATAATGATCAACCACTGATTCAAGTACCTGTACGAGCATATGATGGAACTCCACTGGAAAACGAGGATGGTGTCAATGGGAGAAAACAACTCATCGAACAACTGGAAGCGGCCCAGCATATTATTCATGCTCACATGCCTGACCGCATCGTCATGTTTGGTGGGGATTGCTTGGTCGAACAAGCCCCATTTGCCTATTTAAATGAACGGTATAATGGAGAATTAGGATTGATTTGGATCGATGCGCACAGTGATTTGGTTGGTTACGTGGGTTATGATAACGGACATACGCTACCACTAGGAAATCTTTTGGGAGAAGGGGATGAGGAGTTTGCAAAACATGTAAAAATCCCTCTAAAACCTGAAAATGTCTTTATCGCGGGGTTGGCAACACCTACAGAAGAGGAAAGCGAAGTAATCTCAGCAGCATTTGAAAGATTGGGTATAACAACCGCTGAATCAGATACAGAAATGATTCAAAGACTTGGCATTAAAACTGCCGGAGCCGAAGAATTAACGAAAAGTACAGCATCCATCAAAGAGTGGATTAAAGAAAGCGGCATTAAGCATCTGGCTGTTCACCTGGATCTGGATGTGCTGGATCCCAAAGCTTTTCGCTCCTTACTATTCGCGAGTCCTGAAGGACCTTATACGTTCTCTCCTGCGGGAAGCTTGCAAATCCCTCAGCTCCTGCATCTACTTAAAGAAATATCGAAAGAAACAGATGTCGTGGGGTTAGGTATAACCGAGCACATGCCATGGGATGCAATTAACCTGAAAAACCTGCTGGGGGAAATACCTATTTTAAATCAATAA
- a CDS encoding helix-turn-helix domain-containing protein has protein sequence MSMAEYQGKVKHIQDTPFGYTLSVIGGKWKMVIIYLLAENQPVRFNELKRQIGAITFKTLSSQLKELEADGMVERKEYPQVPPKVEYSLTNKAETLLPVLEGLCEWGVQNQSERDVSEDD, from the coding sequence ATGAGCATGGCTGAATATCAGGGTAAGGTTAAACATATTCAAGATACGCCGTTTGGCTACACACTGTCTGTCATTGGCGGTAAATGGAAGATGGTCATTATTTATCTTTTGGCAGAAAACCAACCGGTACGCTTTAATGAACTGAAAAGACAAATTGGAGCAATTACATTTAAAACATTGAGTTCACAACTCAAAGAATTGGAAGCGGATGGTATGGTCGAACGGAAAGAGTATCCTCAAGTCCCACCTAAAGTCGAGTACAGTCTGACCAATAAAGCAGAAACATTATTGCCCGTTCTGGAAGGTTTGTGCGAGTGGGGAGTACAAAATCAAAGTGAAAGAGATGTGTCGGAGGATGATTAA
- a CDS encoding SIS domain-containing protein, which translates to MSLTYHEVKEQYKALQQTYNYLLAKRTEFTAFVQAQAITSVTFVGAGSSYCLSETAAFSFRLRAGLPAMSLAAGDLMLHADRYRPMLEGSLIIAPSRSGSTSEVVEALRLLQSDQRIPLLTISCVTDSPLSKSADFPLELPWAFDHSVCQTRTVTNLYAANLLLAAFLAGDEELIIDLQEAIHQGEAYMARVEGSIRRVSNFNWTNAVLLADGELQGLAAEGAIALTEIAKTQAHAYHLLDVRHGPMVTVGSDTLVIAALSDSGIEHQRNLLRDIKERGATIITFADRTMDIPQEFIDLEITTDRPLNTAVRGIPFIFISQIAALANAERHGINPDQPDGLVAWVKL; encoded by the coding sequence ATGAGTTTGACGTATCACGAAGTAAAAGAACAATATAAGGCATTGCAGCAGACCTACAACTATTTACTGGCCAAGCGCACGGAATTTACTGCCTTTGTCCAAGCTCAAGCGATTACCTCCGTAACCTTCGTTGGCGCCGGGTCCAGCTATTGCTTGAGCGAAACGGCCGCTTTTTCCTTCCGTTTGCGTGCTGGCCTGCCTGCAATGTCACTTGCTGCTGGTGATCTCATGCTCCATGCAGACCGCTATCGTCCCATGCTGGAGGGCAGCCTGATCATAGCGCCGTCACGATCTGGCAGTACGAGTGAGGTCGTTGAAGCGTTACGTTTACTCCAGTCCGATCAACGTATTCCTTTATTAACGATTTCTTGTGTAACGGACTCGCCGTTATCCAAAAGCGCCGATTTCCCTCTGGAACTGCCCTGGGCTTTTGACCATAGCGTTTGCCAGACCCGCACAGTGACCAATCTGTATGCAGCCAATCTCCTTCTTGCCGCTTTTCTTGCTGGTGATGAGGAGCTGATTATTGATTTGCAGGAAGCGATTCATCAAGGTGAAGCCTATATGGCACGTGTAGAGGGCAGCATCCGCCGCGTCTCCAACTTCAATTGGACGAACGCAGTCCTGCTCGCAGACGGTGAACTACAAGGGCTGGCAGCCGAGGGTGCCATCGCTCTGACCGAGATTGCCAAGACGCAAGCCCACGCATACCATCTTCTTGACGTCCGGCACGGGCCGATGGTCACTGTAGGTTCAGATACACTAGTGATTGCTGCCTTGTCGGACAGCGGTATTGAGCATCAGCGCAATCTGTTGAGGGATATTAAGGAGCGTGGAGCCACCATTATTACGTTTGCCGACCGGACGATGGACATCCCGCAGGAGTTCATTGACCTTGAAATCACAACTGATCGTCCGCTTAATACAGCGGTAAGAGGTATCCCTTTCATTTTCATCTCGCAAATCGCTGCTTTGGCTAATGCCGAACGCCATGGTATTAACCCGGATCAACCGGATGGGCTGGTTGCCTGGGTCAAGCTGTAA
- a CDS encoding LysR family transcriptional regulator: MELQQLKYFVEVASQLHFGRAAERLHASQQTVSHQIGQLENELDLKLFKRTTRKVELTMAGEALLAEVQLAFKHLQRGIDEAKRSETGRRGRLTIGYFGIMLYTVLPSAIRLYRELYPDVEIVMQEMESDQVEQKLLQGEIDIGFSVDLNDKHSEHSMNWLPFSTEPLVVALPKKHLLSDKQHITLADLKNESFVILNRNDSPALFDSFILLCRQAGFTPHIVQQAASDQAVVGLVATGIGVAFVLGCMSKMFENDVTFIPLTEPSFELTLAICWLRSNQSSQVDHFVDVMRSFNEV; this comes from the coding sequence GTGGAGCTTCAGCAATTAAAATATTTTGTGGAGGTTGCCAGTCAATTGCATTTTGGCCGTGCAGCTGAACGTTTGCATGCTTCCCAGCAGACGGTAAGCCACCAAATTGGGCAATTAGAGAATGAGCTTGACCTCAAGCTATTCAAACGAACAACACGCAAAGTCGAATTGACTATGGCTGGAGAGGCACTATTAGCAGAAGTCCAACTCGCTTTCAAGCATTTGCAACGGGGGATAGACGAAGCCAAAAGATCAGAAACCGGCAGAAGAGGGAGGCTGACCATCGGTTATTTTGGAATTATGCTATATACCGTTTTGCCAAGTGCTATACGGCTTTATCGTGAGCTCTATCCCGATGTCGAGATTGTTATGCAAGAGATGGAATCCGATCAAGTGGAGCAAAAACTGTTACAGGGCGAAATAGATATTGGTTTTTCAGTTGATCTAAATGACAAGCATAGTGAACACAGCATGAATTGGCTTCCATTTTCAACGGAGCCCCTCGTCGTAGCTCTGCCCAAAAAACATCTTTTATCGGATAAACAACACATTACTCTCGCAGATTTAAAAAATGAATCCTTCGTTATCTTAAATCGGAATGATTCGCCAGCCTTGTTCGACTCCTTTATTCTGTTATGTCGCCAGGCTGGGTTCACACCCCATATTGTGCAGCAAGCGGCAAGTGACCAAGCGGTAGTCGGTCTCGTAGCCACGGGCATCGGTGTCGCTTTTGTACTTGGATGCATGAGTAAAATGTTTGAGAATGACGTTACGTTTATCCCGCTCACGGAACCAAGTTTTGAATTAACTTTGGCAATCTGCTGGCTGCGCAGCAATCAGTCCTCGCAAGTCGATCATTTTGTAGACGTCATGCGAAGCTTTAATGAAGTCTAG
- a CDS encoding formylglycine-generating enzyme family protein — protein MRKLLMFFLIATMLVISACSQDKPEPKDNLVFVQGGTFKNNKSNFAGRNVTLSNFYIGKYEVTQKEWEDVMGNNPSGFKGDQLPVEMVSWYDAVEYCNQRSIKEGLKPHYNIDKNTQDLNNKNDNDNIKWTVTINEGTNGYRLPTEAEWEYAAGGGQESKNYTYSGSNKADEVAWYWKNAGDKILTGDWNWPAIESNKNKTQSIGTQQPNELGIYDMSGNVREWCWDWYSDAENQIASFRVVKGGGWIGGVNNNEIAFRGKFDANGFGPDQGFRVARGE, from the coding sequence ATGAGAAAGCTATTAATGTTCTTTTTAATAGCAACAATGCTAGTAATTAGCGCTTGTTCGCAGGATAAACCCGAACCGAAGGATAACCTTGTATTCGTGCAAGGTGGAACGTTTAAAAACAATAAGTCCAATTTTGCTGGAAGAAATGTGACTCTGTCGAACTTTTATATCGGGAAGTATGAGGTAACTCAAAAAGAGTGGGAAGATGTGATGGGAAATAACCCCTCCGGATTCAAAGGTGATCAATTACCGGTAGAAATGGTGAGTTGGTATGACGCGGTAGAGTATTGCAATCAAAGAAGTATAAAAGAGGGCTTAAAGCCGCACTACAACATCGATAAGAATACCCAAGACCTGAATAATAAGAATGATAACGATAATATAAAATGGACAGTAACCATCAATGAGGGAACTAACGGATACCGACTGCCTACAGAAGCGGAATGGGAATATGCTGCAGGCGGAGGTCAGGAGAGCAAGAATTACACGTACAGCGGCAGCAACAAAGCTGACGAAGTCGCATGGTATTGGAAGAACGCCGGGGACAAAATTTTAACTGGAGACTGGAACTGGCCTGCCATAGAGAGCAACAAAAACAAAACCCAATCGATTGGTACCCAACAGCCCAACGAGCTTGGTATCTACGATATGTCTGGCAATGTAAGAGAATGGTGCTGGGACTGGTATAGCGATGCTGAGAATCAAATTGCTTCATTTCGGGTTGTAAAAGGCGGAGGCTGGATCGGTGGTGTTAACAATAACGAGATCGCTTTTCGAGGCAAATTCGATGCAAATGGTTTTGGTCCGGATCAGGGTTTTCGTGTTGCTCGCGGAGAATAG
- a CDS encoding aldo/keto reductase: MEKVILNNGVEMPIMGFGVFQIADQNECEQSVYDAIMAGYRLIDTAASYLNEEAVGRAIKRSGVAREELFITTKLWVQDTGYENTKKAFEKSLERLQLDVLDLYLIHQPFGDVYGSWRAMEELYREGKIRAIGVSNFQMDRLIDLIIHNEVVPAVNQVETHPFNQQIESAAFMKENHVQIQSWAPFAEGKNNLFQNELLVSIAEKLNKSVAQVVLRWLTQREVVVIPKSVRKERIVENFDIFDFELSPNDMESITALDTKQSLFFSHNDPEMVKWLGTRKLDI; encoded by the coding sequence ATGGAAAAAGTAATACTTAACAATGGTGTAGAGATGCCCATTATGGGTTTTGGTGTTTTTCAAATTGCAGATCAAAATGAATGCGAACAAAGCGTTTACGATGCCATTATGGCAGGATATCGCCTGATTGATACAGCTGCTTCATATCTGAATGAAGAAGCCGTTGGTCGAGCCATTAAACGAAGTGGTGTGGCAAGAGAAGAGCTATTTATCACTACGAAGCTTTGGGTTCAGGATACGGGTTATGAAAACACTAAAAAAGCATTCGAAAAATCTCTGGAACGCTTGCAGTTGGATGTGTTGGATCTGTATTTAATTCATCAGCCTTTTGGCGATGTATACGGCTCTTGGCGAGCTATGGAGGAATTGTATCGTGAAGGAAAGATCCGTGCCATAGGGGTAAGTAACTTCCAGATGGATCGTCTGATCGATTTAATCATTCATAATGAGGTAGTTCCTGCGGTAAACCAGGTGGAAACACACCCTTTCAATCAACAAATTGAGAGTGCTGCATTTATGAAAGAGAATCATGTTCAGATTCAATCGTGGGCTCCTTTTGCTGAAGGTAAAAATAATCTGTTCCAGAATGAATTGTTGGTATCCATCGCGGAAAAGCTGAATAAATCCGTTGCTCAGGTCGTTTTACGCTGGTTGACACAAAGAGAAGTCGTTGTCATTCCGAAGTCTGTTCGTAAAGAAAGAATTGTGGAGAATTTTGATATCTTTGATTTTGAATTAAGCCCAAATGATATGGAATCAATTACTGCTTTAGATACGAAGCAGAGTCTGTTCTTTTCTCACAATGACCCAGAGATGGTAAAATGGCTCGGTACCCGTAAACTTGATATCTGA
- a CDS encoding GerAB/ArcD/ProY family transporter, with product MNKDITITRGQLFFLILKFEIGVDILSLPYRIHLLSHGAGWISVFLGGILIQLIIFMCWMLMRRFPSSSIYEITTLITGNVIGKILTIGYIGYYLFMGTSVLVNAYGVINRWMLQDTPRWAILSLFLFSSIYLVRQNLRIIARVLVLISFLVIPMMVLISYGLKKVNLLYLLPLDEAGWPNIISGSTETLMAMFGFEFFLVVYPMVEGKSTGKLKSIAAASAVVAVLYSFSVFICSTAFSPQQLDMMPEPVIYLLRSIPLGTMDRADFLFLPIWLISIFGAICGYYYAASYGLGYLFKQKNHKKAVPYVVIASCIIAYLPQQQENLEMVSTDANKSAYLFLIILPLLLLILSYILRRKEKTI from the coding sequence GTGAATAAAGATATTACGATCACTCGGGGACAATTATTTTTCCTGATTTTGAAATTCGAAATCGGCGTGGATATTTTGTCACTCCCTTATCGCATCCATCTTCTATCCCATGGCGCCGGGTGGATCTCTGTTTTCCTTGGCGGTATTTTGATCCAATTAATCATATTCATGTGCTGGATGCTCATGCGGCGTTTCCCTAGCTCTTCCATATATGAAATCACGACCCTGATTACCGGTAATGTGATTGGAAAAATTCTTACAATTGGCTACATTGGATATTACCTGTTCATGGGGACTTCTGTGCTGGTGAACGCTTACGGTGTTATTAATCGCTGGATGCTGCAGGACACACCCAGGTGGGCCATACTGTCCCTCTTTCTGTTCAGCAGCATTTATCTGGTTCGTCAAAACCTGCGAATTATTGCGAGAGTGCTTGTACTGATTTCGTTTTTGGTTATACCCATGATGGTTTTGATCAGTTATGGACTCAAGAAAGTTAATTTGCTGTATTTGCTGCCTTTGGACGAAGCAGGCTGGCCCAATATTATAAGCGGCTCAACCGAAACGTTAATGGCCATGTTTGGATTTGAATTTTTCCTCGTTGTGTATCCCATGGTAGAAGGCAAAAGTACGGGTAAGCTCAAATCCATTGCTGCAGCAAGTGCAGTCGTCGCTGTACTGTATTCGTTCAGCGTGTTCATATGTTCAACGGCATTCAGTCCCCAGCAGCTCGATATGATGCCTGAACCTGTTATATATCTGCTCCGTTCCATCCCGCTCGGGACAATGGATCGGGCCGATTTTCTGTTCCTCCCGATTTGGTTAATCTCCATTTTCGGCGCGATTTGCGGTTATTATTATGCTGCTTCCTATGGTTTAGGTTATCTTTTTAAACAAAAAAACCATAAAAAAGCCGTGCCGTATGTCGTCATTGCATCTTGTATCATTGCCTACCTGCCACAGCAGCAAGAAAATCTCGAGATGGTTAGTACGGATGCCAACAAATCAGCCTACCTATTTCTCATCATTCTTCCTCTTTTGTTGCTGATCCTGTCTTATATATTGAGACGAAAGGAGAAGACGATATGA